Within Cystobacter ferrugineus, the genomic segment CAGGCGGTAGAAGGCCCGGGCCCGGCCGAGTGCCTCCAGGGCAGGCTCGCTGCCGGAGAAGAGATCATTCGTCCACTCCCTGGGGGTGGGCCGCGACTCGAAGACGACCTCCACCCGGGTCTCCTCGGCCTCGAGCGTGAAGCCCTGCCCGTCGGGAGCGAGCACGAACGCCATCTCCTCGGCCTCGAAGGAGGTGAGCAGGAGTTCGGGAGCCACCGGCACGGCGCTCTCGATGGCGACGAGGTAGACCTCCTTCACAAGTGCTTCTCGATCTGTCGCAAGAGGTCCACGCGGTCCACCAGGTCCGTCACATAGTCCAGCTTGTCCGTGGGGAGAACCAGGACGGGGGACAACTTGTAGCCACTGAACCATTCCTCGTACAGGCCGTTCAGCCGCTTGAGGTACGTGGGGGGGATGTCCTGTTCCATCTCCCGGCCACGCAGGCGGATGCGCTGGCGCAGGGTGCGCACGGGGCAGCGCAGGTAGATCATCAGGTCCGGCGGGGCGAGCGTCTGGGAGAACGTCTCGTAGAGGTCCGAGTACAGGCCCCAGTCGCGCTTGTCGATGTAGCGCTGGCGGTAGAGGTTCTTGGCGAAGATTTCCGCGTCCTCGTAGAGCGTCCGGTCCTGCAGGGCGGTGCCGGGGGAGCGCTCGAGCTGGCGCTGGAGACGGAACTTGGTGGTGAGGAAGAAGAGCTGGGAGCGGAAGGCCCAGGTCTTCATGTCCGCGTAGAAGTCGGCCAGGTAGGGGTTCTGCTCGTTGGGTTCGAAGAAGGGAGTGAGGTCGTACTTCCGGCAGAGGAAGGACGTGAGCTCCGTCTTCCCCGCGCCGATGTTTCCCGCGATCGCGATGAACTTCTTTCGGGCCAAGGCGTTCCGCTTCTATCCCCACCCGCGAGCACACACCAGCGGCAAGGTGATGGTAGATACGCTCCCCTCATGCCCGCCCCCTCCCCCTCCCTCGTCGAGACCGCCCTCCCTGCGGTGTGGAAGAGACATGGGGGCCCCGGGTGTTCTGACTCGCCGGGTGGGAGACCGGGTGATGGGCTCTCCCCTTGGACGAAGCCGAGGTCGCCAGGATGCTCCGCAACCTGTTTTGCATAGTGGTCACCGTGGTGGCCACCGCTCTGTTCTTTCCCCTGACGGTGGTGGTGGCGCTGGTCACCCTCAATCCTGGCGCCACGGTGTGGGTGGCGCGCCGGCTGTGGTCGCCGGTGCTCATCGCGGCGGGCGGGGCCCGGGTGGTGGTGACCGGCCAGGAGAACGTGGATCCCAAGCGCCCCACCATCTACGTCTCCAACCACCAGTCCACCCTGGACATCCCCATCCACTTCGTGGCGGTGCCGGTGAACTTCCGCTTCGTGGCCAAGCACCAGCTCAAGTACGTGCCGCTCATCGGCTGGTATCTGTGGATGGCGGGCCACGTCTTCATCAACCGGGGCCGGCGCGACAAGGCCATCGCCTCCCTGGATGACGCGGCGCGGAAGATCCGCGAGGGTACGAGCGTGTTCCTCTACCCGGAGGGCACGCGCTCGGATGATGGCCGCGTGCTGCCCTTCAAGAAGGGACCGTTCGCCCTGGCGCTCCGGGCCCGGGTGCCCGTGGTGCCCATCACCATCGAGGGCTCGGGCACGGTGATGCCGAAGAACTCCTGGAACATCCAGCCGGGCCCCGTGTACGTGAAGATTGGCAAGCCCATCGACACCACGCGCTTCGCCGACAACGACCGCGAGGGACTGGCCCGGGCCGTGCGCGACGTCATCATCGCGCAGAGCCTGGAGCTGGGCGGCAAGGGGGGCGACTCCAAGGCCGCCGTGGCCGACGCGGGGGTCGAGGGCGAGTCCCTGTCGCGTCGCAGTGCATCCTGAGTCCACGAGAGCCACCCAGAGGAGACCGCGTGCCCCTCCCCCCTTATTCCCCTTCCTGGCGCACCGGCGTGCGCCGCCGGCTGAGTCCCTGGATGTGCGTGCTGGGCCTGGGCCTGGCCACGGGCTGCCAGCACGGCTCCGCCGCGAGGCCGCTCGACGCGCGGGCCCAGGCCCGTGAGTACCTCGCGAAGAACCAGCCCGAGCGTGCCCTCCCCTTGCTGGAGGCCGAAGCGGCCCGGGCGCCGGAGGACCTGGAGCTGGCGCGCACGCTCACCGAGGCCCACGTGAAGGCGGGCCGGGCGGAGGCGTGGATCGCCGAGCTGCTCCGCCGCAACGGCCAGACGGAGCGGGCGGTGAACCACTACATGCTGGGGCTCGCGTACTTCTCGCGGGTGTCGGATGCGGGGACGCCCGCGGTGGCCGCCTTCCAGCGGGCCCTGGAGCTGCGGCCCGACGAGCCCGAGTTCCATTACCGCCTGGGGCTCGCCCTGCTGGAGTCCGAGCAGTACGCGGCGGCGGTGGGCCCGTTGCGCCGGGCGGCCGAGCTGGCTCCGGAGCGCGCGGGCATCCGCCTGCCGCTGGCCAAGGCACTGCATCGCACCGGGGACGAGCCGGGGGCGGTGGCGGCGCTGTCCGTGCTGGTGAGGAAGGAGCCGAGTCCCGCCGAGGTGGCGACGGCGCGAGCGCTGATGAACCAGCTCGCTGACCCGTTCACGCGCTTTCCCAAGGCGGCCGAGTCCAAGCTGGAGGAAGGCATGCGCTACCTCCAGGAGCTGGACGCGCCCCACCCGGCCATCCTCGCCTTCGAGGAGATCCTCCGGGACTACCCGGACCTGGCGGTGGTGCACGCGCTGATGGGGCTGGCGTGGCAGCGCCTGGATGACGCGGGCCGGGCGGTCGAGGAGTTCAAGCGGGCCATCGAGCTGGCGCCGACGGATGGCAAGAACCACTTCTACCTGGGTGAGCTGTACCTGGCGAGGCAGCGGCCGGAAGCGGCGCTGCCGCACCTGGAGAAGGCGGTGGAGCTCAATCCACTGTTGGACATGGCGTGGTTCCGGCTGGGCGACATCCGGCTGGAGCGCAAGGACCTGAAGGCCGCGGGCGAGGCCTTCCGGGTGCTGACGTACCTGGAGCCGGACGAGGCGCCGCCGCGGGGCAAGCTGGCGCTGGTGCTCCAGCTCGAAGGGGACTGGGCGGGAGCGGAGCGCGAGTTGAAGCACGTGGTGGACAAGGATCCGGAGAACCTCGAGTTCACCCTGCGCCTGGGCATCCTGTTCGCCGAGCAGGCACGCCAGTCCTCGCGTCCGGAAGAGCGCCGGGAAGCGGCGGCCAAGGCGGAGCAGTGGCTCGGCAAGGTGCTCGAGGCCCAGCCAGAGAACGCGGTGGCCTCGCGGGCACTGCAGCAGCTCAAGCGGCCGTGAGGGGCCAGTAGCCAGCGGCGGCCCGGGCCCTCTACACTGAGGGAACCGATGAGTGATGGTGCCGATCAATCGCAGCCGCCCCGACGGGGGACGCCGCCGTCGTCGACGACGACGCCTCGCGTGTCGTCCACGGGGACGCCTCGTGTGTCCTCGACGACGACGCCTCGCGTGTCCTCGACGACGAATCCCCGGGTGATGTCCGCCGCGCGCACGGCGCCCCTGCCCAAGGGGCAGGATGCGGCGATCAGCGAGCGGCTGAAGTCCGAGTCCGCCAACGTGGCGCTCAACGCCGTGGCCGTCCTGAAGGAGATGGTCGGCGACTTCCGTCAGCAGGACCGCTTCTTCAAGTACAAGGCCTCGATCGTGGGAGGCTGGCTGCTGGTGTCGCTCGCCACCGTGGGGCTCACCTGCGCCCGGGGGGTGAAGGAGACGGGTGACTTCGGTGCGAAGCTCATCCCCATTACCAGCCGCGCCGCGGTGACGATCATGAACAAGAGCGACGAGACCTGGCGTGACGTCATCGTCGTCGTCAAGGACAACCGGGGCGCGGAGTGGCGGGCCTCCGTCGCGCGCGTGGAGCCGACCAAGGAACTCACCGTCACCCCCAAGCAGCTTCTGGGCGCGGACGGGCGGGCGGCTCCCTCGGACATCAGGATCCGCGACGTGGAGATGCGCACGTCCGAGGGCCGGGCCCAACTGCTCGAGAACGGCCGCAACCTCACGGAAGAAGCGCCCTAGCCTTACGGCCTTCGGCCCCCCGAAAGCACGAGAGCGCCCTTCCCGAAGGAAGGACGCTCCCGTGAACCACACACTGCCAGGACGGCCGACTACTCCGCCTTGTTCTCGGACGCCTCGCCCTGGGCCGGGGTCTCCGGAGCCTCGACCGGGGTGGTCTTGGCGGGACGATCCACCAGCTCCAGCAGGGCCATCTCGGCGCCGTCACCGCGACGGAAACCGAGCCGGACGATGCGGGTGTAACCACCCGGCCGGTTGGCGTAGCGCTCCTTGTACTCCCCGAAGACCTTCTTCAGGATGACGCGATTGCGGACGGTACGCTCCGCGAGGCGCACATTGGACAGACCGCCGCGCTTGCCGAGGGTGATGATGCGCTCGGCGAGGGCCCGGGCCTCCTTGGCCTTGGGCAGCGTGGTGCGGATGGCCTCGTGCTCGAGCAGCGAGGTGACCATGTTGTGCAGCATCGCGAGCCGGTGGCTCGTGGTGCGGTGGAGCTTCCGTTGTCCAACCTTGTGACGCATGGGACTGACTCCGGGCCTTGAAGGGGCCCACCACTCCGGCCGTACGAGGTACCGGGTGGAAAGGATGGAGGCCGGCACGGGCTCCACCGCTGCGGGGTTGGGCCGGTGAGGGCCCCCTGCTCGTCCCGGGGCATGAAACCATGCCGCCCCGGGTGGGCAGGTACTTCAACAGACGACGACTAGGCCTTCGGCGCGGCCGCCGCGGCGGGGTTCGGAGGAGGCGCGGCGGGCGGGGTCTTCGGCGGCCAGTTCTCCAGCTTCATGCCGAGCGACAGGCCCATCTCCGCGAGGATCTCCTTGATTTCCTTCAAGGACTTGCGGCCGAAGTTCTTGGTCTTGAGCATCTCGGCCTCGGTGCGCTGCACCAGGTCGCCGATGGTCTTGATGTTGGCCTGCTGCAGGCAGTTGGCCGAGCGCACCGAGAGCTCCAGCTCGTCCACGGAGCGGAAGAGGTTCTCGTTGAGCTTGGCCTCCTCCTTGGGGGCCTCGATGGCCACGGGCTCCTCGGTCTCGTCGAAGTTGACGAACACCGTGAGCTGCTCCTTGATGATCTTCGCCGCGTAGGCGACGGCGTCCTGGGGGGTGACGGAGCCGTCCGTCCACACCTCGAGGGTGAGCTTGTCGTAGTCGGTGACCTGACCGACGCGCGCGTTGGTGACCTGGTAGTTCACCTTGCGGATGGGCGAGAAGAGCGAGTCGATGGGGATGGTGCCGATGGGCGAGCCGGCCACCTTGTTGACGGAGGCGGGCACGTAGCCACGGCCGCGGCGGCACGTCAGCTCCATGCGGACCTTGCCGCCCTCGGAGATGGTGCAGATGTGGTGACCCGGGTTGAGGATCTCCACGTCCTGGTCGGCGATGATGTCACCGGCCTTGACCTCCTTGGGACCCTCCGCCTCGATGCGCAGCGTCTTCTGCTCGTTCGTGTGCATCCGGAGGAGGACCTCCTTCAGATTCAACACGACGTCCGTGACGTCCTCGGCCACCTCGGGGATGGTCTGGAACTCGTGGTCCACGTTCTCGATCTTCACCGTGGTGACGGCCGCGCCCTGGAGGCTCGACAACAGCACCCGGCGCAGGGAGTTGCCCAGCGTGGTGCCAAAACCCCGCTCCAGCGGCTCGGCGACGAACTTGCCGTAGGTGGGGGTCAGCGAATCCTGATCGACCTCGAGCCGACGCGGCTTGATGAGGTCCCGCCAGTTCTTCGCGATGAAAGTATCAGCCATGTCCTTCTTCTCCTCGTGACGTGGACCACCACCAACTTCCCCGCCCCGGCGGCGGGAGGATGGGCACGTGGGGTGTTGTGTAACGGCCGGTGCGCGCGCAGGGCGGGACACCGGCAGAAGCACGACGCCCCGGCGGTGAGGCCAGGGCGTGTGCGGAAGCATCGGCGGCGAGCCCGGAAGCCGGGCCTGCCCATCCGATTACTTCGAGTACAACTCGACGATGAGCTGCTCCTGGATGGGCATGGTGAGATCCTCGCGGTTGGGCGGGCTCTTCACCGTGGCCTTGAAGGACTTCTTGTCCAGGTCGATCCACTGCGGCACGCCGCGGCGGTCCACGGTCTCCAGGGCCTCGGAGATGCGGAGGATCTTCCGGCTCTTCTCCGCCACCTCGATGGTGGTTCCCGGCTTGACGGCGAACGAGGGGATGTTCACCCGCTTGCCGTTGACGGTGAAGTGGCCGTGACGCACGAGCTGGCGCGCCTCGTTGCGCGTGTCCGCGAAGCCCATGCGGAACACCACGTTGTCCAGGCGGAGCTCCAGCTGCTGCAGGAGGTTCTCACCCGTCTTGCCCTTGGCGGCCGAGGCGCGGTGGTAGTAGCCACGGAACTGGCTCTCCAGCAGGCCGTACATGCGCTTGACCTTCTGCTTCTCGCGCAGCTGCACGCCGTAGCCGGAGAACTTCACGCGGCCCTGGCCGTGCTGACCGGGGGGATAGGGACGCCGCTCGATGGCACACTTGTCCGTGTAGCAGCGGTCACCCTTCAGGTACATCTTCAGGTTCTCCCGCCGGCAGATGCGGCAGGAGGAGGCGGTATAACGGGCCACGATGCTTCTCCGTGTCGAAAGATGGTCTGGGGCCGCCTCCCCCACTGGAGGAAGCGGCCCGGAATGGAACTAGACGCGGCGGCGCTTGGGCTGACGGCAGCCGTTGTGCGGGATGGGCGTCACATCGCGGATGAGGGCGATCTTCAGGCCAGCGGCGGCCAGCGCGCGCAGGGCGGACTCACGGCCCGCGCCCGGACCCTTCACCAGCACCGTCACGTTCTTCAGGCCGTGCTCCATCGCCTTGGCCGCGGCGTCACCGGCGGCCACCTGGGCGGCGAACGGCGTCGACTTGCGGCTGCCGCGGAAGCCACGGGCGCCCGCGGAGGACCAGGAGATCACGTTCCCGGACACGTCCGTGATCGTGATGATGGTGTTGTTGAACGTGGACTGGATGTGGACCACGCCGTTGAGGATGTTCTTCTTGCCCTTCTTGCTCTTCTTGCGCGCTGCGGCGGTTTCGCCGCCCGCCGCGGGGGCCGCAGCCGCCGCCGGCGCGTTGGTCTCTTCAGCCATGGAACTCGTTGCTCCTGGAAGTAGGTGATCGACGCCAGCTCCTCACGGGGCCGGCGCAGGTGGGAGGACTAGCGCGGGCCCGCCGCCGGCTTGGCGCGCACGATGCCGCGCTTGGGACCCTTGCGGGTACGCGCGTTGGTGTGCGTCCGCTGGCCGCGCACCGGCAGCCCCTTGCGGTGACGCAGACCCCGGTAGCAACCCAGGTCCATCAGGCGCTTGATGTTCATGGTGACCTCGCGGCGCAGGTCGCCTTCGACCTTGTAGTTCGCCTCGATGAGCTCGCGGATCTTGCGCGTCTGCTCCTCGGTGAGGTCCTTGGTCCGGGTAGCGAGGTCGATCCCCGCGCCCTCGATGATTTCGTGGGCGGTCTTGTTGCCGATCCCGTAGATGTACTGCAACGAGATCACCGCGCGCTTGTTGGGCGGGAGGTCGATGCCGGCGATACGAGCCATCTTCGTCGTTCCTTCTGGGTGAGTTGGTCTGGAGCTCAGCCCCGTTGAGGGCTAGCCCTGGCGCTGCTTGTGCCGGGGGTTGGAGGCGCAGATGATGCGCACGATGCCCTTACGGCGAACAACCTTGCACTTGTCGCAAATCTTCTTGACGGACGCCCGAACCTTCATGGCGGTACTTCCCTTCCTTCGCTTTTAGAAAAGAAAAGCCCTGAAGGCCTGGCCGCCATTCCGCGGAACCAGGCCTCCGCTACTTCGCTCGGTAGGTGATGCGACCCCGGGACAAGTCGTACGGGGACAGCTCCACCTTCACCTTGTCGCCCGGGAGGATGCGGATGAAGTGCATCCGCATCTTGCCCGAGATGTGCGCGAGCACCTTGTGGCCATTGTCCAGCACCACGCGGAACATCGCGTTCGGGAGGGGCTCCATGACCGTCCCCTCAACTTCGATGGAATCATCCTTCGGCAATCAGAAGCCCTCTCGCGGACCACCTGAACTTTGGAAGCGCGGCGGGATAACACTTTGGTCCTGAAGTGGCAAGCATCCTCGCGCTGGAAAACCACGAAACCGGTAAACCCCTGGGTACTGCGTCGTATTCCGCTCTCCTACCCGGACCCACGTCGGGTGAGGATCTCCGGCCCTCCCTCGGTGATGAGCACCGTGTGCTCGAAGTGCGCGGAAAGCTTGTTATCGACGGTGATCGCTGTCCAGTCGTCATCGAGCACCATCACGTCGGACGTGCCCTGGTTCACCATGGGCTCGACCGCAAGGACCATTCCCGGACGGAGCTTCATGCCGCTGCCAGGCTGGCCGTAGTTGGGCACCTCGGGCTTCTCATGGAGGTGCCGGCCGATGCCATGGCCGGTGAAGTCGCGCACCACCGAGTAGCCCCGCGCCTCCACGTAGCTCTGCACGGCATGGCCGATGTCGCCGATCCGGTTTCCCACCACCATGGCCTGGATGCCCTTGTTCAGGGCCTCCCGGGTGGCGTTCACCAGGGCCTGCGCCTCGGGGGTCACCTTCCCCACCGGC encodes:
- a CDS encoding deoxynucleoside kinase → MARKKFIAIAGNIGAGKTELTSFLCRKYDLTPFFEPNEQNPYLADFYADMKTWAFRSQLFFLTTKFRLQRQLERSPGTALQDRTLYEDAEIFAKNLYRQRYIDKRDWGLYSDLYETFSQTLAPPDLMIYLRCPVRTLRQRIRLRGREMEQDIPPTYLKRLNGLYEEWFSGYKLSPVLVLPTDKLDYVTDLVDRVDLLRQIEKHL
- the rpsD gene encoding 30S ribosomal protein S4 gives rise to the protein MARYTASSCRICRRENLKMYLKGDRCYTDKCAIERRPYPPGQHGQGRVKFSGYGVQLREKQKVKRMYGLLESQFRGYYHRASAAKGKTGENLLQQLELRLDNVVFRMGFADTRNEARQLVRHGHFTVNGKRVNIPSFAVKPGTTIEVAEKSRKILRISEALETVDRRGVPQWIDLDKKSFKATVKSPPNREDLTMPIQEQLIVELYSK
- the rpsM gene encoding 30S ribosomal protein S13; the encoded protein is MARIAGIDLPPNKRAVISLQYIYGIGNKTAHEIIEGAGIDLATRTKDLTEEQTRKIRELIEANYKVEGDLRREVTMNIKRLMDLGCYRGLRHRKGLPVRGQRTHTNARTRKGPKRGIVRAKPAAGPR
- the rpmJ gene encoding 50S ribosomal protein L36 yields the protein MKVRASVKKICDKCKVVRRKGIVRIICASNPRHKQRQG
- a CDS encoding tetratricopeptide repeat protein codes for the protein MPLPPYSPSWRTGVRRRLSPWMCVLGLGLATGCQHGSAARPLDARAQAREYLAKNQPERALPLLEAEAARAPEDLELARTLTEAHVKAGRAEAWIAELLRRNGQTERAVNHYMLGLAYFSRVSDAGTPAVAAFQRALELRPDEPEFHYRLGLALLESEQYAAAVGPLRRAAELAPERAGIRLPLAKALHRTGDEPGAVAALSVLVRKEPSPAEVATARALMNQLADPFTRFPKAAESKLEEGMRYLQELDAPHPAILAFEEILRDYPDLAVVHALMGLAWQRLDDAGRAVEEFKRAIELAPTDGKNHFYLGELYLARQRPEAALPHLEKAVELNPLLDMAWFRLGDIRLERKDLKAAGEAFRVLTYLEPDEAPPRGKLALVLQLEGDWAGAERELKHVVDKDPENLEFTLRLGILFAEQARQSSRPEERREAAAKAEQWLGKVLEAQPENAVASRALQQLKRP
- the map gene encoding type I methionyl aminopeptidase; translation: MSQVEIKSREEIALMREAGRIVCEILDELEKAVAPGVTTWELDALSEKLIYQKGAKPAFKGYHGFPACLCASINHEVLHGIPSKRRKLQEGDLMKLDFGVVYRGFFGDSARTVPVGKVTPEAQALVNATREALNKGIQAMVVGNRIGDIGHAVQSYVEARGYSVVRDFTGHGIGRHLHEKPEVPNYGQPGSGMKLRPGMVLAVEPMVNQGTSDVMVLDDDWTAITVDNKLSAHFEHTVLITEGGPEILTRRGSG
- the rpsK gene encoding 30S ribosomal protein S11 yields the protein MAEETNAPAAAAAPAAGGETAAARKKSKKGKKNILNGVVHIQSTFNNTIITITDVSGNVISWSSAGARGFRGSRKSTPFAAQVAAGDAAAKAMEHGLKNVTVLVKGPGAGRESALRALAAAGLKIALIRDVTPIPHNGCRQPKRRRV
- the rplQ gene encoding 50S ribosomal protein L17, with the translated sequence MRHKVGQRKLHRTTSHRLAMLHNMVTSLLEHEAIRTTLPKAKEARALAERIITLGKRGGLSNVRLAERTVRNRVILKKVFGEYKERYANRPGGYTRIVRLGFRRGDGAEMALLELVDRPAKTTPVEAPETPAQGEASENKAE
- a CDS encoding lysophospholipid acyltransferase family protein; protein product: MLRNLFCIVVTVVATALFFPLTVVVALVTLNPGATVWVARRLWSPVLIAAGGARVVVTGQENVDPKRPTIYVSNHQSTLDIPIHFVAVPVNFRFVAKHQLKYVPLIGWYLWMAGHVFINRGRRDKAIASLDDAARKIREGTSVFLYPEGTRSDDGRVLPFKKGPFALALRARVPVVPITIEGSGTVMPKNSWNIQPGPVYVKIGKPIDTTRFADNDREGLARAVRDVIIAQSLELGGKGGDSKAAVADAGVEGESLSRRSAS
- the infA gene encoding translation initiation factor IF-1, with amino-acid sequence MPKDDSIEVEGTVMEPLPNAMFRVVLDNGHKVLAHISGKMRMHFIRILPGDKVKVELSPYDLSRGRITYRAK
- a CDS encoding DNA-directed RNA polymerase subunit alpha — translated: MADTFIAKNWRDLIKPRRLEVDQDSLTPTYGKFVAEPLERGFGTTLGNSLRRVLLSSLQGAAVTTVKIENVDHEFQTIPEVAEDVTDVVLNLKEVLLRMHTNEQKTLRIEAEGPKEVKAGDIIADQDVEILNPGHHICTISEGGKVRMELTCRRGRGYVPASVNKVAGSPIGTIPIDSLFSPIRKVNYQVTNARVGQVTDYDKLTLEVWTDGSVTPQDAVAYAAKIIKEQLTVFVNFDETEEPVAIEAPKEEAKLNENLFRSVDELELSVRSANCLQQANIKTIGDLVQRTEAEMLKTKNFGRKSLKEIKEILAEMGLSLGMKLENWPPKTPPAAPPPNPAAAAAPKA